A genomic segment from Candidatus Brocadia sinica JPN1 encodes:
- a CDS encoding Mor transcription activator family protein, with protein sequence MGEKSGLGGEQFYLPKLDVCLARVKKRKIIEEFKGGNYGGLARKYGVTLFWVREIIKKHRREMINKKQTVSTLNAG encoded by the coding sequence ATCGGTGAGAAATCCGGGCTAGGCGGGGAACAATTCTATTTGCCTAAATTGGATGTTTGCTTAGCCAGGGTAAAAAAGCGGAAGATCATCGAAGAGTTTAAGGGTGGTAATTACGGAGGGCTTGCCAGGAAATATGGAGTTACCTTGTTTTGGGTACGTGAGATCATCAAAAAACACAGACGTGAAATGATAAATAAAAAGCAAACCGTGAGTACTTTAAATGCCGGGTAA